From the genome of Marinitoga sp. 1197, one region includes:
- a CDS encoding ABC transporter permease has product MLKYIIRRIILAIPVLLGVSIVSFMIISLAPGDFLDSYRLNPAVSADQVKNLERQFGLDKSPVVQYFLWLKNMLQGEWGQSFTYQIPVWDLIWRRVGATLLLSITTFIFTWGIGIPLGIYAALHQYSLGDQIVGVIGFIGLSIPNFFFALLFLFFAARTGGRIFPVGGYISLNYDTFPAWKKVLDIFWHVLGPMITLGTSGLAGTMRIMRGQLLDELKQDYVEFARAKGMPENVVIYKHALRNAINPIITALGFSISGLLGGAVLTENVFGWPGMGQLIIEALLQQDIFVIMADIMLVSLMLVIGNLIADILLAAVDPRVRLRLG; this is encoded by the coding sequence ATGCTTAAGTATATCATCAGAAGGATAATACTGGCTATTCCAGTATTGCTTGGTGTTTCTATAGTATCATTTATGATAATCTCTCTTGCACCAGGTGATTTCTTAGATAGCTATAGGTTAAACCCGGCTGTAAGTGCTGATCAGGTTAAAAATTTAGAAAGACAGTTTGGTCTGGACAAATCACCTGTTGTTCAGTATTTTTTATGGTTAAAAAACATGTTGCAGGGTGAATGGGGACAATCATTTACCTATCAAATACCTGTTTGGGACTTAATCTGGAGAAGGGTTGGAGCGACCTTATTGCTCAGTATAACAACATTCATTTTTACCTGGGGGATAGGTATCCCGCTGGGTATATACGCTGCATTACATCAATATAGTCTTGGTGATCAAATTGTTGGAGTTATAGGATTTATAGGTTTATCTATACCAAACTTTTTCTTTGCTTTGCTATTTTTATTCTTTGCAGCAAGAACAGGTGGAAGAATCTTCCCAGTTGGTGGTTATATATCATTAAACTATGATACATTTCCAGCATGGAAAAAGGTTCTTGATATATTCTGGCATGTATTAGGACCCATGATTACACTTGGAACTTCTGGGTTGGCTGGAACAATGAGAATTATGAGAGGACAATTACTTGATGAATTGAAGCAAGATTACGTTGAATTTGCAAGAGCTAAAGGAATGCCAGAGAATGTGGTAATTTATAAACATGCTTTAAGAAATGCAATTAATCCAATAATAACAGCTCTGGGTTTTTCTATTTCTGGGCTTTTAGGTGGAGCAGTTTTAACAGAAAATGTTTTTGGATGGCCAGGAATGGGACAATTGATTATTGAAGCTTTATTACAACAGGATATATTTGTTATAATGGCTGATATAATGCTTGTATCCTTGATGCTTGTTATAGGTAATTTAATTGCCGACATATTACTTGCTGCAGTAGATCCAAGGGTACGTTTGAGATTAGGATAA
- a CDS encoding DegV family protein has translation MENVGIIVDSGTDLPEDIIEKYNIKVVPLRIIINDKEYEEGSISEEFLLQRLEDSDVKTSLPKPEAIIKAVEEFIEKGINKIMTFNISGSMSGTYNLFKLTSESLKSKYPELQIENIDTLNISIGAGLVAYQSIRMLEEGKTFEEVADWAKNNAKKSKIFFIIPSLKYLAKGGRIGRVSAKIGEMLNIKPIISNSDDGIYYTVSKVRGLKKAYNKVYDEFLKFVKENEYLAAVYISGVSKEVEKLQSEFYEKINHLEHSIEVFVGKLSSTLTIHAGPDMFGIGALIVE, from the coding sequence ATGGAAAATGTTGGTATTATAGTGGATTCTGGAACAGATTTGCCAGAAGATATTATTGAAAAATACAATATAAAGGTAGTTCCTTTAAGAATAATAATAAATGATAAAGAGTATGAAGAGGGAAGTATAAGTGAAGAATTTTTATTACAGAGGCTTGAGGATAGTGATGTGAAAACATCATTACCAAAACCTGAAGCAATAATAAAAGCTGTTGAAGAATTTATTGAAAAAGGGATAAACAAAATAATGACATTTAATATTTCTGGTAGTATGAGTGGAACATATAATCTATTTAAATTAACTTCAGAGTCATTAAAAAGTAAGTATCCAGAATTACAAATAGAAAATATCGATACTTTAAATATTTCAATTGGTGCAGGATTAGTAGCTTATCAGTCTATACGAATGCTTGAAGAAGGAAAAACTTTTGAAGAAGTTGCTGATTGGGCAAAAAATAATGCTAAAAAATCTAAAATATTTTTTATAATACCAAGTTTAAAATATCTTGCAAAAGGCGGTAGAATTGGAAGAGTTTCGGCGAAAATAGGCGAAATGCTAAATATTAAACCTATTATTTCAAATAGTGATGATGGAATATACTATACAGTATCGAAAGTTAGGGGATTAAAAAAAGCATATAATAAAGTGTATGATGAATTCTTGAAGTTTGTTAAAGAAAATGAGTATTTAGCTGCTGTTTATATAAGTGGAGTTTCAAAAGAAGTAGAAAAATTACAAAGTGAATTCTATGAAAAAATAAATCACTTAGAACATTCAATAGAAGTTTTTGTAGGAAAACTTTCGAGTACTTTAACAATACATGCAGGTCCAGATATGTTTGGAATAGGTGCATTAATAGTAGAATGA
- a CDS encoding ABC transporter substrate-binding protein: MKKVLVLLFVLVAALAVFAEEVDWAIEDVAGKPGGTLFLTTTSGPKTMNPAWAQETSSTDIIGWVLDTLVHSSNKGLAELPGLAKDFSAKVTEDGKTIYTYVLRKGLKWSDGQPLTIDDVIWSFEKVWFDENMTANGNAGYMDSNDELPQIVKVDDYTVQFVYNSKFRRGHESIGWTEILPKHILEPYYEEGKFKEAWSLADIDKVVSSGPFVLKQYKEGVRVVLEKNPYYYRKDKNGVQLPYLDQIVYIIVKDLNTARLKFEAGETDIYSPTAEEFPEIRAMADEKGWVVRQGGPNLGSQFVTFNFNAKDPVKRKWFRNDHFRRAIAYAIDKQTLIDVLYNGLGAALYGPVSPSSGYYNPEVENLGFRYSLSRAKRELKKGGFVLKGGKLYDADGNQVKFELTTNAGNNVREEIGNIVKENLSKLGIDVNFAPMQFNALVGKLVATGDWEAIIIGLTGSVDPASGWNVWRLDGGLHFWNYSPEVKPKMFDDALKADYVVPEYEKRIDEIMRLQVSAVDKDELQKLFDEFQMLVAEHQVLVYTVAQNYLIAYKNTVHIFNPEPNPAAGVLWKAWNIWKDQ, encoded by the coding sequence ATGAAGAAAGTTTTAGTTTTATTGTTTGTTTTGGTTGCAGCATTAGCTGTGTTTGCCGAAGAAGTAGATTGGGCAATTGAAGACGTGGCAGGAAAACCCGGGGGAACATTATTTTTAACAACAACGTCAGGTCCAAAGACTATGAATCCTGCCTGGGCACAGGAAACATCTTCAACGGATATTATAGGATGGGTATTGGACACATTGGTACATTCTTCAAACAAAGGTCTTGCAGAATTACCAGGATTGGCAAAAGATTTTTCTGCTAAGGTTACAGAAGATGGAAAAACTATTTACACATATGTTTTAAGAAAAGGTTTAAAATGGTCTGATGGACAGCCATTAACAATTGATGATGTTATCTGGTCATTTGAAAAAGTATGGTTTGATGAAAATATGACTGCAAATGGTAATGCTGGATACATGGATTCAAATGATGAATTACCTCAAATAGTAAAGGTTGATGATTATACAGTTCAATTTGTTTATAATTCAAAATTTAGAAGGGGTCATGAATCAATAGGATGGACAGAAATTTTACCAAAACATATTTTGGAACCATATTATGAAGAAGGTAAATTCAAAGAAGCATGGTCATTAGCAGATATTGATAAAGTTGTATCATCTGGACCATTTGTTTTAAAACAATATAAAGAAGGCGTTAGAGTAGTTTTAGAAAAGAACCCATATTATTACAGAAAAGATAAAAATGGAGTTCAATTACCTTATTTAGATCAGATTGTTTATATTATCGTTAAAGATTTAAACACTGCAAGATTAAAGTTCGAAGCAGGCGAAACAGACATTTATTCGCCAACAGCTGAAGAATTCCCTGAAATCAGAGCTATGGCTGATGAAAAAGGTTGGGTAGTAAGACAGGGTGGTCCAAACTTAGGTTCACAGTTTGTTACATTTAACTTCAATGCAAAGGATCCTGTAAAGAGAAAATGGTTCAGAAATGATCATTTCAGAAGAGCAATTGCTTATGCTATAGATAAACAAACATTGATTGATGTATTATACAACGGTTTAGGAGCAGCATTATATGGACCAGTATCACCATCATCAGGATATTATAATCCAGAAGTTGAAAACTTAGGATTCAGATATTCATTGTCAAGAGCAAAAAGAGAACTTAAAAAAGGTGGATTTGTATTAAAAGGCGGAAAATTATATGATGCTGATGGAAATCAGGTTAAATTCGAATTAACTACAAATGCTGGTAACAACGTAAGGGAAGAAATAGGTAATATCGTTAAAGAAAACTTATCAAAATTAGGAATCGATGTTAACTTTGCACCAATGCAATTCAATGCATTAGTTGGAAAATTGGTAGCAACAGGTGATTGGGAAGCAATTATTATAGGCTTAACAGGCAGCGTAGATCCTGCATCAGGTTGGAATGTATGGAGATTAGATGGTGGATTACATTTCTGGAATTATTCACCAGAAGTTAAACCAAAGATGTTTGATGATGCATTAAAAGCAGATTATGTAGTTCCTGAATATGAAAAGAGAATAGATGAAATTATGAGATTACAAGTAAGTGCAGTTGACAAAGATGAATTACAAAAATTATTCGATGAATTCCAGATGTTAGTAGCAGAACATCAGGTATTGGTATACACTGTAGCACAAAATTACTTAATTGCTTACAAAAATACAGTTCATATCTTTAATCCAGAACCAAACCCAGCAGCAGGAGTATTGTGGAAAGCTTGGAATATCTGGAAAGATCAATAA
- a CDS encoding ABC transporter ATP-binding protein: MLLRVNDLKKYFPIKHGFIIEKTVGYVKAVDGVTFSLDKGETYGLVGESGCGKTTIGKTILRLYNQTDGEIFIDDKDTSYFFMKRSEAKDYLKKHYIEVLHSEIKKKSQSQFLKDLPDYKKPYFEFLIKNGESKFIEYMLSDIKEKRMHFRRKVQIVFQDPTSSLNPRMTVGTILSEPLLFHGIAKTKNEAFDIVKEILVNVGLKKYHVDRYPHQFSGGQRQRIAVARAAILKPDLIILDEPTSALDVSVQAQIIKLLKDLQTELNAGYLFISHDLGVVRFISNYVGIMYLGRMVEYGDSEDIFDNFKHPYTEALLNAAPVPDPRKRRDRKQFIIKGQVPSPINRPKGCFFSPRCKYAFEPCSKKYPPYYEVGNNHYVGCYKFESKS, translated from the coding sequence ATGCTTTTAAGAGTAAATGATTTAAAAAAATATTTCCCCATAAAACATGGGTTTATAATTGAAAAGACGGTTGGTTATGTTAAAGCTGTTGATGGTGTTACTTTTTCACTTGATAAAGGAGAAACATATGGCCTTGTTGGTGAATCAGGATGTGGAAAAACAACAATTGGAAAAACTATATTAAGATTATACAATCAAACAGATGGAGAAATATTTATAGATGATAAAGATACAAGTTATTTCTTTATGAAAAGAAGCGAGGCAAAAGACTACTTAAAAAAGCATTATATAGAAGTATTGCATAGTGAAATAAAAAAGAAATCACAGTCACAATTTTTAAAAGATTTACCTGATTATAAAAAGCCGTATTTCGAATTTTTAATAAAAAATGGAGAAAGCAAATTTATTGAATATATGCTTTCTGACATAAAGGAAAAAAGAATGCATTTTAGAAGAAAGGTTCAAATTGTATTCCAGGATCCAACATCATCATTAAATCCAAGAATGACTGTGGGAACTATTTTATCTGAACCACTATTGTTTCATGGCATAGCAAAAACTAAAAATGAAGCTTTTGATATAGTTAAAGAAATACTTGTAAATGTAGGTTTAAAGAAATATCACGTTGATAGATATCCTCATCAATTCTCTGGAGGACAAAGGCAAAGGATTGCTGTTGCAAGAGCAGCAATTTTAAAACCGGATTTAATAATTTTAGATGAGCCAACATCAGCGCTTGATGTATCCGTTCAGGCACAAATTATTAAGTTATTAAAGGATTTGCAAACAGAATTGAATGCAGGATATTTGTTTATTTCACATGATTTAGGAGTTGTTAGATTTATTTCTAATTATGTTGGCATAATGTATCTCGGAAGAATGGTTGAATACGGGGATTCAGAAGATATATTTGATAATTTTAAGCATCCATATACTGAAGCATTATTAAATGCAGCGCCAGTTCCAGATCCAAGAAAAAGAAGAGATAGAAAACAGTTTATTATAAAAGGACAGGTTCCATCGCCAATTAACAGACCAAAGGGATGTTTCTTTTCACCAAGATGTAAATATGCATTTGAACCATGTTCTAAAAAGTATCCACCATATTATGAAGTGGGAAATAATCATTATGTAGGATGTTATAAATTTGAATCAAAATCTTAA
- a CDS encoding replication-associated recombination protein A: protein MNNVPLYEKLRPKKLENVLGNEKLKNMLNTWISNNKIKSFVIYGPPGSGKTTLISAFLNELNKSFYEIYTISGALEGSKTLKKIISSTQSTLFNKQTILFVDEIHRLNKKEQDVLLLHVEKGDLILIGSTTENPSFAINPALLSRILIFEISTLSEHEIKILLDKIKRIYPHIHFSKGLNKILKDFFSYDIRRIINTIEALIDMGINEINAKSFKEVLPVFGYSKEDKYDIISAFIKSIRGSDPDAAVFYLAYMLENGEDPLYIARRLIILASEDIGLADPMALNIAVSAFLATKEIGYPECLYPLTEATIYLSAVPKSNSTLESYNKAKIYIDKKIDIPMKLRNPVTKFMKNKEYGKNYKYPHDFGGFIKETYLPENIRNIQFYNPKNIGFENKIKQRLKKLWEEFKNY, encoded by the coding sequence ATGAATAATGTTCCATTATATGAAAAATTAAGGCCAAAGAAATTAGAAAATGTTTTAGGAAATGAAAAATTAAAGAATATGTTGAATACATGGATTAGTAATAATAAAATCAAATCGTTTGTAATTTATGGTCCTCCTGGATCTGGTAAAACTACATTAATATCTGCTTTTTTAAACGAATTAAATAAAAGCTTTTATGAAATTTATACGATTTCTGGAGCGCTTGAAGGCTCGAAAACATTAAAAAAAATTATATCGAGCACTCAATCAACGCTTTTTAATAAACAAACAATTCTGTTTGTAGATGAAATTCATCGATTGAATAAAAAAGAGCAGGATGTTTTATTGCTTCATGTTGAAAAGGGAGATTTGATTTTAATTGGGTCAACAACAGAAAATCCGTCTTTTGCCATAAATCCAGCTTTGCTTTCGAGAATATTGATTTTTGAGATTTCAACGTTATCAGAACATGAAATAAAAATATTGCTGGATAAAATAAAAAGAATATATCCGCATATACATTTTTCAAAAGGATTAAATAAAATTTTAAAAGATTTTTTTTCTTATGATATTAGAAGAATTATAAACACAATAGAAGCATTGATAGATATGGGAATAAATGAAATAAATGCGAAATCATTTAAAGAAGTACTGCCTGTTTTTGGATATTCAAAGGAAGATAAGTATGATATAATTTCAGCTTTTATAAAAAGTATAAGAGGAAGTGATCCGGATGCTGCAGTGTTTTATCTTGCATATATGCTTGAAAATGGAGAAGATCCTTTATATATAGCAAGAAGATTGATAATTTTAGCTTCAGAAGATATAGGGCTTGCAGATCCCATGGCTTTAAATATAGCAGTTTCAGCTTTTCTTGCAACAAAAGAAATAGGATACCCTGAATGTTTGTATCCTCTAACGGAAGCAACAATATATTTATCGGCTGTTCCAAAATCAAATTCAACGCTTGAATCATATAATAAGGCAAAAATATATATTGATAAAAAAATTGATATTCCAATGAAATTAAGAAATCCTGTAACTAAGTTTATGAAAAATAAAGAGTATGGAAAAAACTACAAATATCCTCATGATTTCGGAGGATTTATAAAAGAAACATATTTACCAGAAAATATAAGGAATATCCAGTTTTATAATCCAAAAAATATAGGTTTTGAAAACAAAATAAAACAAAGATTAAAAAAGTTATGGGAGGAGTTTAAAAACTATTAG
- a CDS encoding S4 domain-containing protein, whose protein sequence is MRLDKFLKTHRIIKRRTIANELAKSGKIQKNGKNLKPSYEVKIGDTIDILLYNKKIIFKVLEDYKIELLQEINVNKNT, encoded by the coding sequence ATGCGCCTTGATAAATTTTTAAAAACACATAGAATAATAAAAAGAAGAACTATTGCAAACGAATTAGCTAAATCTGGAAAAATACAAAAGAATGGTAAAAATTTAAAACCTTCTTATGAGGTTAAAATTGGTGATACAATAGACATTCTATTATACAATAAAAAAATTATTTTCAAAGTGTTAGAAGACTATAAAATTGAGTTATTACAGGAAATAAATGTTAATAAAAACACCTAA
- a CDS encoding DegV family protein yields MERIGVIVDSGCDVPKSILNEYNNISVVPLRTIINGKEYDEDSFEEKFLFEHLEEKITTSLPKPENIRSAIENMIEKGYNKIITLNISKKLSGTFNLFKMISDGIKRDNKDIKIENIDTLNISIGSALIVIKALEYIKEQKGFKEIIDLINNDIKNATVFYIVPTLKYLARGGRIGKVSAMLGQIMNVKPIISVNEEGVYYTVSKIRGMSKSLEALYKEVLKFINNQKFIAGVVISGNNEKVKRMQEDLILRLKNLDVIKIFKSKVSSTLSVHTGPDLIGIGVLRIGG; encoded by the coding sequence ATGGAAAGAATAGGCGTTATTGTGGATTCCGGTTGTGATGTGCCCAAAAGCATTTTGAATGAATATAATAATATAAGTGTTGTTCCATTAAGAACAATTATAAACGGTAAAGAATATGACGAAGATTCTTTTGAAGAAAAATTTTTGTTTGAACATCTGGAAGAAAAAATTACAACATCTTTACCTAAACCAGAAAATATTAGATCAGCTATAGAAAATATGATTGAAAAAGGCTATAATAAAATAATAACGTTGAATATTTCAAAAAAGTTGAGCGGAACATTTAATTTATTTAAAATGATTTCAGATGGTATAAAAAGGGATAATAAAGATATTAAAATTGAAAATATTGATACGCTAAATATTTCTATTGGTTCCGCTTTAATAGTTATTAAAGCATTGGAATATATAAAAGAACAAAAAGGATTTAAAGAAATTATAGATTTAATAAATAATGATATAAAAAACGCAACTGTATTTTATATCGTTCCAACATTAAAATATCTGGCTCGTGGTGGCAGAATAGGAAAGGTATCTGCTATGTTAGGTCAAATTATGAATGTTAAACCTATAATATCTGTTAATGAAGAAGGGGTCTATTATACTGTATCAAAAATTAGAGGAATGAGTAAATCTTTAGAAGCGTTATATAAAGAGGTATTAAAATTTATAAATAATCAAAAATTTATAGCAGGTGTTGTAATTAGTGGAAACAATGAAAAAGTTAAAAGAATGCAAGAAGATTTAATATTAAGACTGAAAAATTTAGATGTTATAAAAATTTTTAAAAGTAAGGTGTCAAGCACGCTATCTGTTCATACTGGTCCAGATTTAATAGGAATTGGAGTATTAAGAATAGGAGGTTGA
- a CDS encoding MBL fold metallo-hydrolase: MNFKIILDGGLLTITGRVHGTFSSVFLLEDDKRKVLIDPGHIHTIQDIENNLNISPEEITDIVLTHVHLDHAYNSIFFPKATIRIHENYKGKDYKKFGPLIGKAYQQMIDSWNGRVETFKGNETLFETIKIIYTPYHSKEHVSLFIKTENMGNLFLPGDICMTKIDFYDIMRNLRTDKVAEIVKEWAEKSDYIIFTHDTPYKMKK, from the coding sequence ATGAATTTTAAAATCATTTTAGACGGCGGGTTATTAACAATAACAGGAAGAGTTCATGGCACTTTTTCTTCCGTATTTTTACTGGAAGATGATAAAAGAAAGGTTTTAATAGATCCAGGTCATATTCATACAATTCAAGATATTGAAAATAACTTAAATATCTCACCAGAAGAAATAACCGATATAGTATTAACTCATGTTCATCTTGACCATGCATACAATTCAATTTTCTTTCCAAAAGCTACAATAAGAATTCATGAAAATTATAAAGGAAAAGATTATAAAAAATTCGGTCCTTTAATCGGTAAGGCATATCAGCAAATGATCGATTCATGGAATGGTAGGGTTGAAACATTTAAAGGAAATGAAACTCTATTTGAAACAATAAAAATAATTTACACCCCATATCACTCAAAAGAACATGTTTCTCTTTTTATAAAAACAGAAAATATGGGAAATTTATTTTTACCAGGTGATATATGTATGACAAAAATAGATTTTTATGATATTATGAGAAATTTGAGAACAGATAAGGTAGCAGAAATTGTAAAAGAATGGGCTGAAAAATCTGATTATATCATTTTCACTCATGACACACCATATAAAATGAAGAAATAA
- a CDS encoding CBS domain-containing protein: MYVKLWMKNKFETLQSTNTVDDAIKKFFEKDDEIVLILRKNGTLFSSIYRGDMAILQEYNSDDFLIDIFDPIEDFLYEDDLVEDVLLTMLETNYKVLPVVDYDMKPVGLFGFQELIRAMVNITALDEIGTKVILTLDDKPGELQKIVEVFSNNNLNILSMTTCKINSQRRMLSIKLSLKDVNTVSTILDKNNIEYDGIYEES; this comes from the coding sequence ATGTATGTGAAATTGTGGATGAAAAATAAATTTGAAACTTTACAAAGTACAAATACTGTAGATGATGCTATTAAAAAATTTTTTGAAAAAGATGATGAAATTGTTCTTATTCTTCGAAAAAATGGAACACTTTTTTCATCCATCTATCGTGGGGATATGGCTATTCTACAGGAATATAACAGCGATGATTTTCTTATTGATATATTTGACCCAATAGAAGATTTCCTATATGAAGATGATTTAGTTGAAGATGTATTACTAACAATGCTTGAAACGAATTATAAAGTATTGCCTGTTGTAGACTATGATATGAAACCCGTTGGATTATTTGGTTTTCAAGAACTCATCAGGGCTATGGTAAATATTACAGCCCTTGATGAAATCGGTACAAAAGTTATACTTACCCTGGATGACAAACCGGGTGAACTACAAAAGATTGTTGAAGTATTCAGCAATAATAATTTAAATATTTTATCCATGACAACATGTAAAATAAATAGTCAAAGACGAATGTTATCCATAAAATTATCCTTAAAGGATGTTAACACAGTATCTACTATATTGGATAAAAACAATATCGAATATGATGGAATTTATGAAGAATCTTAA
- a CDS encoding ABC transporter ATP-binding protein, with the protein MSEPVLIVENLKTYFDIAEGTVKAVNGVSFTLDKNESLGVVGETGSGKSVTMKTIMGLIKKPGYIPEGKILFHTDEFSKDGKKEYIDLTKLPLHQFTRIRGRHIAMIFQDPMTSLNPMYTVADQMIETIMYHQNVSELEARKRAVDLLKKVGIPNADKRIDDYPFQFSGGQRQRIVIAIGLSCNPELLIADEPTTALDVTIQAQILELMKDLQKEFNTAMIYITHDLSVVAEIADKVMVMYGGMQMEMADVNTIFEKPIHPYTNMLLNCIPRHDAKKEDLEPIPGQPPIMLDPPNLCPFLPRCPKATDRCKKELSEFKEIEPGHFVRCWNPILDTRTEGDK; encoded by the coding sequence TTGTCTGAGCCAGTTCTTATAGTAGAAAACTTAAAAACTTATTTTGACATAGCCGAAGGAACGGTAAAAGCAGTGAATGGTGTATCTTTTACATTGGATAAAAATGAATCTCTTGGAGTTGTTGGGGAAACCGGTTCTGGAAAAAGTGTAACAATGAAAACTATTATGGGGCTTATAAAAAAACCAGGATACATTCCAGAGGGGAAAATTTTATTTCATACAGATGAATTTAGTAAAGATGGGAAAAAAGAGTATATAGATTTAACAAAATTACCGTTACATCAATTTACAAGAATTAGAGGAAGACACATAGCGATGATTTTTCAGGATCCAATGACATCTTTAAATCCTATGTATACTGTTGCAGATCAAATGATAGAAACAATAATGTATCATCAGAATGTTTCTGAATTAGAAGCCAGAAAAAGAGCTGTCGATTTATTAAAAAAAGTTGGTATTCCAAATGCAGATAAAAGAATTGACGATTACCCTTTTCAATTTTCTGGAGGACAAAGACAGAGGATAGTTATTGCTATTGGGCTTTCATGTAATCCTGAATTATTAATAGCAGATGAACCCACAACAGCTCTTGATGTTACTATACAGGCTCAAATTTTAGAATTAATGAAAGATTTACAAAAAGAGTTCAATACTGCTATGATATATATAACACATGATTTATCAGTTGTAGCAGAGATAGCAGATAAGGTTATGGTTATGTATGGTGGTATGCAAATGGAAATGGCTGATGTAAATACTATATTTGAAAAACCAATTCATCCATATACCAATATGCTTCTTAATTGTATTCCAAGGCATGACGCTAAAAAAGAGGATCTGGAACCAATACCTGGACAACCTCCTATTATGCTTGATCCTCCTAATTTGTGTCCATTTTTACCAAGATGTCCAAAAGCAACAGATAGATGTAAAAAAGAACTTTCAGAATTCAAAGAAATCGAACCAGGGCACTTTGTTAGATGCTGGAATCCTATATTGGACACAAGAACGGAGGGAGATAAATAA